TGCCGTTATGTCACAATCCGCTATCGCTGAAACGATGAAGCTCGGATTTCTGGTTAAACAGCCGGAAGAACCCTGGTTTCAGACTGAATGGAAGTTTGCCGACAAGGCGGGCAAAGATTTAGGTTTTGAAGTGATTAAAATCGCCGTCCCTGATGGCGAAAAAACGCTGAACGCCATTGATAGCCTGGCGGCCAGCGGCGCAAAAGGATTTGTTATTTGTACTCCGGATCCCAAACTTGGCTCGGCGATTGTCGCCAAAGCGCGGGGTTATGACATGAAAGTCATTGCGGTGGATGACCAGTTCGTCAACGCCAAAGGCGAACCGATGACCTCGGTGCCGCTGGTGATGATGGCAGCGAGCGAAATCGGCGCGCGTCAGGGTGAAGAGCTCTATAAAGAGATGCAAAAACGCGGCTGGAATGTGAAAGAGACGGGCGTCATGGCGATTACCGCGAACGAGCTGGATACCGCTCGCCGCCGCACGACCGGTTCTATGGACGCGCTGAAAAAAGCCGGTTTCCCGGAAAAACAGATCTACCAGGTGCCGACCAAATCTAACGATATCCCCGGTGCATTTGATGCCGGTAACTCCCTGCTGGTACAGCATCCGGAAGTGAAACACTGGCTGGTGCTGGGCATGAATGACAACACTGTGCTGGGTGGCGTACGTGCGACAGAAGGCCAGGGCTTTAAAGCGCCGGATGTCATCGGTATTGGTATTAACGGCGTCGATGCGGTAAGTGAGCTGTCGAAAGCGCAGGCGACCGGCTTCTTTGGTTCGCTGCTGCCAAGCCCGGACGTGCATGGCTATAAAACCAGCCAACTGCTCTACAACTGGGTTACCAAGGGGGTTGAACCACCGAAATTTACAGCAGTAACGGACGTGGTGCTGATCACCCGCGAGAACTTCAAAGAAGAGCTGGCGAAAAAAGGACTGTAATTCTCTGTTGATTGTGCTCCCCGCGTCAGGCGGGGAGCCAGACGTACAATGAACTGCTTTACGGAGACGTTATGCAACAGTCTACTCCTTATCTCTCTTTTCGCGGCATCGGCAAGACCTTCCCCGGTGTGAAAGCGCTTAGTGAGATCAGTTTTGATTGTTACGCCGGGCAAATCCACGCCCTGATGGGTGAAAACGGCGCAGGTAAATCGACACTGTTAAAAATCCTCAGCGGCAATTACGCGCCAACCACCGGTTCGCTGGTAATAAAAGGTGAGGAAGTCGCCTTTGCGGATACCACGGCAGCGCTGAATGCCGGAGTGGCGATCATCTACCAGGAGCTGCATCTGGTGCCGGAAATGACCGTCGCGGAGAATATCTATCTCGGCCAGATCCCGCACAAAAGCGGCATTGTGAACCGCTCGCTGCTGAATTACGAAGCCGGTTTGCAGCTTCAGCATCTTGGGCTGGATATCGATCCGCAAACGCCGCTGAAATATCTCTCTATTGGTCAGTGGCAAATGGTCGAAATTGCCAAGGCGCTGGCGCGCAACGCCAAAATCATCGCTTTTGATGAACCCACCAGTTCTCTCTCCGCGCGTGAGATCGACAACCTGTTCCGGGTGATCCGTGAGCTACGTAAAGAGGGACGGGTGATCCTCTATGTCTCCCACCGCATGGAAGAGATTTTTGCGCTCAGCGATGCCATTACCGTCTTTAAAGATGGCCGCTATGTGCGCACCTTTACGGACATGCAGCAGGTCAATCATGACCAACTGGTGCAGGCGATGGTTGGACGCGAGCTGGGGGATATTTATGGCTGGAAACCCCGGGAATACGGTGCAGAACGCCTGCGGCTGGAGCAGGTTAAAGCGCCAGGCGTACGAACGCCCATCTCTTTAAACGTGCGCAGCGGTGAAATTGTCGGCCTCTTCGGGCTGGTGGGTGCCGGGCGCAGTGAATTAATGAAAGGCTTATTCGGCGGGACGAAAATTACCGAAGGGCAGGTCTTTATCGACGGGGAGCAAGTCAATATCACTAAACCGGCGCATGCCATCCAGGCGGGCATGATGTTGTGCCCGGAAGATCGTAAAGCGGAAGGTATTATTCCGGTTCACTCGGTGCAGGAGAACATCAATATCAGCGCCCGGCGCAAATACATTCGCGCGGGTTGCCTGATCAATGATGGCTGGGAAAGTGAAAACGCCGAACACCACATTCGTTCGCTCAATATCAAAACGCCTGGCGCGGAACAACTGATTATGAATCTCTCCGGTGGCAACCAGCAGAAGGCGATTCTTGGTCGCTGGTTATCGGAAGAGATGAAAGTCATTTTGCTCGACGAGCCGACGCGCGGCATCGATGTCGGGGCGAAACATGAGATCTACAACGTAATTTACGCGCTGGCTTCCCGCGGTGTTGCGGTGCTGTTTGCCTCCAGTGATTTGCCGGAAGTGCTCGGCGTTGCCGATCGCATTGTGGTGATGCGTGAAGGGGAAATTGCCGGTGAACTGCTTCACGGTCAGTGTGATGAACAGCGGGCGTTGAGCCTCGCGATGCCGAAAGTTAGCCAGGCTGTCGCCTGAGTGAGGAGAAAATGATGTCATCTTTAACTACGTCCCGCGCACCGAAATCCTCGCTCAGCTTTGGGCGAATCTGGGATCAGTTCGGCATGCTGGTAGTGTTTGCCGTGCTGTTTATCGGCTGCGCGCTGTTTGTGCCGAACTTCGCCTCTTTCGTCAATATGAAAGGGCTTGGGCTGGCGATCTCAATGTCCGGCATGGTGGCCTGCGGCATGCTGTTCTGCCTTGCGTCCGGGGATTTTGACCTGTCGGTCGCGTCGGTCATTGCCTGCGCCGGGGTAACCACGGCAGTGGTGATTAATATTTCGGAGAGTTTGTGGCTCGGCGTATTTGCCGGTTTGCTGCTCGGCGTGGTCAGTGGTTTCATTAACGGCTTCGTGATTGCGCGTTTGAAGATCAATGCCTTGATCACCACGCTTGCCACGATGCAGATCGTCCGTGGGCTGGCGTATATCATTTCCGACGGTAAAGCGGTCGGCATCGAGGATGAACGTTTCTTTACCCTCGGTTACGCCAACTGGCTGGGGCTGCCCGCGCCGATTTGGTTGACGGTTGGCTGCCTGGTTATTTTTGGCTTCCTGCTCAATAGAACCACGTTTGGCCGCAATACGCTGGCAATTGGCGGTAATGAAGAAGCGGCCCGTCTGGCGGGCGTTCCGGTGGTACGCACGAAAATCATCATCTTTGTGCTCTCCGGCCTGGTCTCAGCGGCAGCGGGGATTATTCTTGCTTCGCGTATGACCAGCGGCCAGCCGATGACGTCGATTGGCTATGAGCTGATTGTTATCTCAGCCTGCGTATTGGGTGGTGTTTCGCTGAAAGGCGGAATTGGCAAAATATCGTATGTTGTTGCCGGGATCCTGATTCTGGGTACCGTCGAAAATGCCATGAACCTGCTGAACATCTCGCCGTTCTCACAGTATGTGGTACGTGGTTTGATCCTGCTGGCGGCGGTGATTTTCGACCGTTACAAACAAAAGGCCAAACGCACTGTTTAAGCCTTACCGCGCAATTTTTAGACCTAACCTTATAGTTTATCCCCCTACCTTACCAGCCGCTAATCCGGCTGGTAAGTCATGCTTAAAATGGCGAGCAGCGTCACACTGTCTATACTTACATGGCTAATGATAATGAGATGTTATTGAAGAACGGCTCTCATCAAAGACTGTAAGGAGGAAACCAGGGTGGAAGACGCATTATCTGTACCGCCTCTCTTTTCCGGGAATTTTGCCTTTTTTTTCGATTTGGATGGCACCCTCGCTGACATTAAACCACACCCGGATGATGTCTCTGTTCCGGACGCTGTGCTGGCCAGACTTTCATTGCTTGCTGAGATGAACAACGGGGCACTGGCATTGATTTCAGGGCGCTCAATCGCTGAGCTCGAGCAACTCGCCAAACCCTGGCGTTTTCCGCTGGCTGGCGTGCACGGGGCAGAACGCCGCGACATCAAGGGTCATACCGAACGGGTAACATTACCGGAAAATATCGTACAACCACTGGAGCGTTCGCTCCGGCACGAAGTGGCATCGCTTAACGGCGTGGAGCTGGAAGCGAAAGGCATGGCATTTGCTTTGCACTACCGTCAGGCGCCGCAGCATGAAGACGCGGTTTTTGCACTGGCAAAGCAAATGGTCGCGCGCTACCCGCAACTGGCGATGCAACCAGGGAAATGCGTGGTGGAGCTTAAACCGTCCGGCATTCATAAGGGAGCGGCTATTGCGGCATTTTTAGAGACACCGCCTTTTGCTGGCCGCATACCGGTTTTTGTCGGCGATGATTTGACGGACGAGCATGGGTTTAAAACCGTGAACGCGCTGGGGGGCGAATCAATCAAAGTTGGTGCTGGCGAGACGCAGGCAAAATGGCGTCTGGACAGCGTAAATGAAGTTTATCGGTGGCTTGAACGTATCACTGACCATCAACAAGAAAAACAACAGGCGCTAACAAACAGGAGAGATGGCTATGAGTCGCTTAGTCGTAGTATCTAATCGTATTGCTCCGCCTGACAACAAAAAGGCCAGCGCTGGCGGGCTGGCTGTAGGGATTCTGGGAGCATTAAAAGCCACCGGCGGGCTGTGGTTTGGCTGGAGCGGTGAGCTGGGAGATGAGGAACAGCCGCTAAAAAAGGTGACAAAAGGGAATATCACATGGGCATCGTTTACCCTTAGTGAAGAACATTACGAACAGTATTATTCGCAATTCTCCAACGCCGTTTTATGGCCAGCATTTCACTATCGACTCGATCTGGTGAATTACCAGCGGGAAGCCTGGGAGGGTTACCAGCAGGTCAATGCGCTGCTGGCGGATAAACTGCTGCCGTTACTGAAAGACGATGACATTCTGTGGATCCACGATTATCACCTGCTACCGTTTGCCAGCGAACTGCGCAAGCGCGGTGTGAATAATCAGATTGGTTTCTTCCTGCATATCCCTTTCCCGACGCCGGAAATCTTTAACGCCTTGCCGCCGCATGCGGAGCTGCTGGAAGCGCTCTGTGATTATGACCTGCTCGGTTTTCAGACCGAAAGCGACAGACTGGCGTTCCTGGATAGTCTGTCAATGCAGACTCGTCTGACCACTCGCAGCGGTAAAGAACACGTCGCGTGGGGGAAAAATTTCCGCACTGAAGTTTACCCGATAGGGATTGAACCGGACGAGATAGCCAAACAGGCTGCCGGGCCGCTGCCGCCTAAACTGGCGCAGCTGAAAAATGAACTTAAGAACGTTAAGAACATTTTCTCTGTGGAGCGGCTTGACTACTCCAAAGGCTTGCCAGAGCGCTTCCTTGCCTATGAAACGCTGCTGGAGAAATACCCCCAGCATCACGGAAAAATCCGCTATACGCAGATTGCACCAACCTCCCGTGGCGAAGTGCAGGCTTACCAGGATATTCGGCACCAACTGGAAACCGAAGCCGGGCGAATCAACGGTAAATATGGTCAGCTTGGCTGGACGCCGCTTTACTATTTGAACCAGCACTTTGACCGTAAGGTATTGATGAAAGTCTTCCGTTACGCCGAAGTAGGCTTAGTGACGCCGCTGCGTGACGGCATGAATCTCGTCGCGAAAGAGTATGTCGCCGCGCAGGATCCGGCCGATCCGGGGGTGTTGATCCTGTCGCAATTTGCCGGGGCGGCGAATGAGCTGACATCGGCGCTGCTTGTGAATCCTTACGACCGGGATGATGTCGCTGCGGCGATGGACAGAGCGCTAAGAATGCCGCTGGCAGAGCGTATATCGCGCCATGCGGAAATGCTTGAAATCATAAAGGAAAATGATATCAACCACTGGCAGCAGAGGTTCCTTCGTGATTTAAAGCGCATCACGCCACGTAGCGCACAAAGCCAGCTACAGCATAAAGTGGCGACCTTTCCAAAGCTGGCTTAACGTCAGCGGCGCTCCTGCGACAGCAGGAGCGCTTCACGTTCCTAATGGCACCAATAAAACATCCACTTCACTGGAATGCACAATGCTCTTTGCCGCACACGCTGCGCGGGCGAGGAACGTTTGATTGTGATTGCCGCAGACCACCAGATCGATGCCCTGCGTACGGCAGATATGCAAAATATGTTCGCTTAATGTGCCCGAGGCGATGAGCGCCTGTTCGATAGGGTAACCTGCCTCGCTAATGAGCTGGTCCAGAAATTGCTGCGTCTCTTCCTGCAACACTTCACGGACATTCTCCATCATCGGAGCGGCTAGCTGGTTATAGAGTTCGGGATCGGAAGCTAAGGTAATAAGGGAGATGCGGGCATTGAAAGGGCGAGCAATATCAATGGCTTTCGCCAGTAAACGCTGACTTTCGGGCGTCACTGCAACGGCGACCAGAAGATGAGCATATTGCATTTCTCACTCTCCACGACAAATCAAATTTTTTTCACCATTACTCTGTTTCAGCACGCAGTGCAACCCAGAATTATTGCGGGGATGTGAAGGTTATCATAAATATTCATTAATTATTCTTATGCTAAGACTTTAATGCATATTCCTGCATTTAACCGATTTTAAAATCTTATCTAAAATTTAAAGAATTTAAGATCAAATTGTTAAACTATCAATCATAATAACTAACAATTTTGAAATGATTGCCTGGAGTAATTAATTAGCACGCCTGAAAGCTTAATTTGTTGTTTTATATACTTTTTTAATTTTATGTCTGCAATAGAAACGTTTCGTTAACGAGGAATGTTGCAAAACGCTACTCCTCAGACCAGTTGCCGGATTGCAGCCCTGGTTTTGCATGAGTATTCGGACAAATGGAATAAAAAAAGCGGCTGACAGAACAAAAAAGCATCAAATCACAAGCGGGACTGATAGATTTATTACCCATAATCCGTTAAATTTTGTGACGCAGATCACAAAAATTTCAAATTTTTGTTCGGGTCAGATTGTATGTGTCAGCACCTACGAGTACAGTTGCGTCGAATTAGGAAAAATCTTAGTTCTTTGTAAGAAATGATTAAGCACGTATCAAGGCCATTACATTTGAGCGAAGTGCCGCGAGTGCGAGATTCTAAGTCAGTTATGCATTTAGCCTTTCTTTCTTTATACCGGTTTTTTCCGGCGACATCACGGGGTGCGGCTCAGCCGCATAAGATACAAGTTGGTTATTCGGGATGGGAAAAATGCATACATCCGAGTTGCTGAAACATGTATATGACATTAACTTGTCGTATTTGCTTCTTGCTCAGCGTTTAATTAGCCAGGACAAAGCGTCCGCAATGTTCCGTCTTGGTATTAACGAAGAGATGGCTAACACATTGGGTGAATTAACTCTTCCACAAATGGTAAAACTGGCTGAAACCAATCAGCTTATCTGCCAGTTCCGTTTTGACAGCCACCAGACAATTACTCGTCTGACCCAGGAATCACGCGTGGATGACTTACAGCAAGTCCACACCGGGATTTTACTTTCAACCCGCCTGCTGAATGAGTCTTCACAGACCGGCGATGCGGCAAGGAAGAAAAGGGCTTAATCATGAGCGAGAAAAGCATTGTTCAGGAAGCCCGCGATATTCAGTTAGCAATGGAGCTGATTTCGCTGGGTGCGCGTTTACAGATGCTGGAGAGTGAGACACAGCTTAGCCGTGGTCGTCTTATTAAACTCTACAAAGAGTTACGTGGTAGCCCGCCGCCGAAAGGCATGCTGCCATTCTCCACTGACTGGTTTATGACCTGGGAGCAGAATATTCATGCATCCATGTTCTGTAACGCCTGGCAGTTTTTATTAAAAACAGGCCTGTGCAGCGGCGTTGATGCAGTCATCAAAGCGTACAAACTCTATCTGGAACAATGCCCTCATAACGATGATGGGCCGCTACTGGCGCTGACTCGCGCCTGGACACTGGTTCGTTTCGTGGAAAGCGGAATGCTGGAGTTGTCTCGCTGTAATTGCTGTGGCGGTAATTTTATTACGCACGCACATCAGCCTGTTGGTAGCTTTGCCTGTAGTTTATGCCAGCCGCCGTCTCGCGCGGTAAAAAGACGTAAACTTTCCCGGGATGCTGCCGATATTATTCCACAACTGCTGGATGAACAGATCGAACAGGCTGTTTGACCGAATCAGGTGGAAAACACTCCAGCAGCGGTGCAGTAATGCCGCTGCTTTTTTTTGCCTGAAATTCGGTTTAACCCTTTGCAATGTTTATCCCGAGCCTTAGTCATTAGCAGAAGGATGATGTCGTGCTTATCGTATTAGGTTACCTGGTTGTTCTTGGTGCAGTCTTTGGCGGTTATATGATGACCGGCGGAGAACTTGGGGCACTTTATCAACCGTCTGAACTGATCATCATCGGTGGCGCGGGGGTAGGTGCATTCATCGTTGGTAACAATGGCAAAGCGATCAAAGGTACGATGAAAGCCATGCCTTTGCTGTTTCGTCGTTCGAAATACACCAAAAGCATGTATATGGATTTGCTGGCTCTGCTTTACCGCCTGATGGCGAAATCGCGTCAGCAAGGGATGTTCTCGCTCGAAAGAGATATTGAGAATCCGAAAGAGAGCGAAATTTTCGCCAGCTATCCGCGTATTCTTGCGGATGCGACGATGCTTGAATTTATTGTCGATTATCTGCGCCTGATCATCAGCGGCAACATGAATACCTTTGAAATTGAAGCGCTGATGGACGAAGAGATCGAAACGCACGAAAGCGAAGCCGAAGTGCCGGCGAATGCGCTGGCGATGGTGGGCGATTCGTTACCCGCGTTCGGTATCGTTGCGGCGGTGATGGGGGTGGTGCACGCGCTGGCCTCCGCCGATCGTCCGGCGGCTGAACTCGGCGCGCTGATTGCGCACGCGATGGTGGGAACCTTCCTCGGCATCCTGTTGGCGTACGGTTTTATCTCTCCGCTGGCCAGCGTTCTGCGCCAGAAGAGCGCGGAAACCGCCAAGATGATGCAGTGCGTCAAGATCACTTTGCTGTCGAATCTTAACGGTTATGCACCGCCAATTGCGGTCGAATTTGGTCGTAAAACGCTGTACTCCAGCGAACGTCCGTCGTTTATCGAACTGGATGAACACGTCCGTGCGGTCAGAAATCCTAACCAACAGACTACGACCGAGGACGCATGAAAAATCAGTCCCATCCGATCGTCGTAGTCAGACGAAAAAAACATAAAGGTCATGGCGGTGGAGCGCACGGCTCCTGGAAGATTGCCTACGCCGACTTTATGACGGCGATGATGGCGTTCTTCCTGGTGATGTGGTTGATCTCCATCTCCAGCCCGAAAGAACTGATTCAGATTGCGGAGTATTTCCGTACGCCGTTAGCAACCGCAATTACGGGTGGGCAGCGAATTTCAAACAGCGAGAGCCCGATCCCGGGCGGTGGCGATGACTACACACAGCAACAGGGCGAAGTGCAAAAACAGCCCAATATTGACGATTTGAAAAAACGCATGGAGCAGTCGCGGTTGAGTAAGTTGCGCGGCGATCTGGATCAGTTAATTGAAGCCGATCCTAAACTGCGTGCGTTGCGTCCGCACCTGAAAATCGATCTGGTGCAGGAAGGGTTGCGTATTCAGATTATCGACAGCCAGAACCGGCCGATGTTTAAAACCGGCAGCGCAGAAGTCGAACCTTATATGCGCGATATTTTGCGTGCTATTGCGCCAGTACTGAATGGCATCCCTAACAAAGTGAGCCTTTCGGGCCACACCGATGATTTCCCTTACGCCAATGGCGAAAGAGGGTACAGCAACTGGGAACTGTCCGCCGATCGCGCAAACGCGTCGCGCCGTGAACTGGTTGCCGGTGGGCTGGATAACGGCAAAATTCTTCGAGTTGTAGGTATGGCGGCGACAATGCGCCTGGCGGACAGAGGTCCGAATGAAGCAATCAACCGCCGAATCAGTCTTTTGGTACTCAACAAACAGACTGAAGAAGCCATTCTGCATGAGAATGCCGAAAGTGAGAGTGCGCCAATAAGCGCGATTACACAGCCAGAACCTGCGGTCGGAGCAGCACCTGCATCCACACCGGCGGCTCCGGCAGCAGTTCCCACATCGCCACAAGCAAATCCGAGGTGATAGCGTGAGCATGGATATAAGTGATTTTTATCAGACATTCTTCGATGAGGCCGACGAGTTGTTGGCTGATATGGAACAACATTTACTGGATCTGGTGCCGGAAGCGCCGGATTCGGAACAGCTCAACGCCATCTTTCGTGCGGCGCACTCTATTAAAGGAGGCGCAGGTACATTTGGTTTTACCATCCTGCAGGAAACCACACACCTGATGGAAAACCTGCTTGATGAGGCCCGGCGTGGCGAAATGCAGCTTAACACCGACATTATCAACCTGTTTTTGGAAACCAAAGATATTATGCAGGAACAGCTCGACGCTTATAAAAGCTCGCAAGAGCCGGACGCCGCCAGCTTCGAATATATCTGCAATGCCCTGCGCCAGCTGGCGCTGGAAGCAAAAGGGGAGGTCGTTGCTGCCCCTGCGAATGGCGCAAAACTCTCCGTTGTGGATACGGCTGCACTGGGGTCCGAAACTGCTGCTGCGCCAGCTGCCGAAAGCGACGGCAAACTGCGCATCGTCCTGTCTCGCCTGAAAGAGAGCGAAGTTGCGCTGCTGGAAGAAGAGTTAGGTAACCTCGGAACATTGAGCGACGTGGTGAAGGGGACTGATACCCTGAGCGTGACGCTTGATGGCGGCGTCAGCGAAGACGATATTATCGCGGTATTGTGCTTCGTCATCGAAGCCGATCAAATTGCGTTCGAAAAAACCACCGCAGAGGCAGCCCCCGCGCCAGCCGCAGTTGAAGCGGTTGCGCAAGTGGTTGAAGCACCGGCGCCTGTTGCGGTTCCGGCGGAGAAACCAGCGGCTCCGGCGCTGAAAGCGGTAGCGAAAGAGCAACCGGCAGCGCGTGAAAAACCGGCGCGCGCCAGCGAATCAACCAGTATCCGTGTGGCGGTTGAAAAAGTTGACCAGTTAATTAACCTGGTCGGCGAGCTGGTGATCACCCAGTCGATGCTGGCTCAGCGCTCCAACGAGCTGGATCCGGTCACACACGGCGATCTGATCACCAGCATGAGCCAGTTGCAGCGCAACGCCCGCGACCTGCAGGAATCGGTCATGTCCATCCGTATGATGCCGATGGAATATGTCTTTAGCCGCTTCCCGCGTCTGGTGCGCGATCTGGCGAGCAAGCTGGATAAACAGGTTGAACTGACCCTGCAAGGTAGCTCGACGGAGCTGGATAAGAGCCTGATCGAGCGCATCATTGACCCGTTAACACACCTGGTGCGTAACAGCCTCGACCACGGTATTGAAACCCCGCAAAAACGTGTCGAAGCCGGTAAATCACCTATCGGTAACCTGATTCTTTCTGCGGAACACCAGGGCGGAAACATCTGCATCGAAGTGACTGACGACGGTGCGGGTCTTAACCGCGAGCGTATTCTGGCGAAAGCGATTTCGCAGGGAATGGCGGTCAATGAAAACATGACCGATGAAGAAGTCGGCATGCTGATTTTTGCCCCGGGCTTCTCCACCGCAGAGCAGGTTACTGACGTTTCCGGCCGCGGCGTGGGTATGGACGTGGTAAAACGTAACATCCAGGAAATGGGTGGTCACGTTGAAATTAAATCCAAACAAGGCTCCGGTACGACGATTCGTATCCTGCTGCCGCTGACGCTGGCAATCCTCGACGGAATGTCAGTAAAAGTGAACAACGAAGTCTTCATTCTGCCGCTGAACGCGGTGATGGAGTCACTGCAACCGCGTGAAGAAGATCTGCACCCGCTGGCCGGTGGCGAGCGCGTACTGGAAGTACGTGGCGAATACCTGCCTCTGGTTGAGTTGTGGAAAGTGTTTGATGTGATGGGGGCGAAAACTGAAGCCACGCAGGGGATTGTCGTTATTCTGCAGAGCGCAGGTCGTCGCTATGCGCTGCTGGTTGATCAGTTGATCGGTCAGCACCAGGTTGTGGTGAAAAACCTGGAAAGCAACTATCGCAAAGTGCCGGGTATTTCTGCCGCCACCATCCTGGGCGATGGTAGCGTTGCGCTGATCGTGGATGTGTCAGCGTTGCAGGGGTTGAATCGTGAACATCGTATGGCGCACACAGCCGCCTGATTAAGTAAAAGGTATAAAACATGACCGGTATGAGTAATGTAGCAAAACTGGCTGGCGAGCCGTCAGGACAGGAATTTCTGGTATTCACTCTGGGCGATGAAGAGTACGGCATCGATATACTCAAAGTGCAGGAAATTCGTGGCTACGATCAGGTGACCCGTATCGCCAATACCCCGGACTTTATCAAAGGCGTGACCAACCTGCGTGGCGTGATCGTGCCGATTGTTGACCTGCGCGTGAAGTTCAGCCAGGGCGACGTCGAATATGATGACAACACCGTGGTTATCGTTCTGAATCTGGGACAGCGTGTGGTTGGCATCGTGGTGGATGGCGTCTCTGATGTGCTTTCCCTGGCATCGGACCAGATCCGCCCGGCGCCGGAATTCGCCGTCACCCTGTCCACCGAATACCTGACCGGCCTCGGCGCGCTTGGCGACCGGATGCTGATTCTGGTGAACATCGAAAAACTGCTCAACAGCGAAGAGATGGCGCTGCTGGACATCGCGGCAACGCACGTCGCGTAACCGCCATACAAGAGCGGATGACTCACCGGTCATCCGCTTTTTTTATACTCTTTTTTGTCCATTATTTTGTCTCTTCTTTAC
The Kosakonia oryzae genome window above contains:
- the otsA gene encoding alpha,alpha-trehalose-phosphate synthase, which codes for MSRLVVVSNRIAPPDNKKASAGGLAVGILGALKATGGLWFGWSGELGDEEQPLKKVTKGNITWASFTLSEEHYEQYYSQFSNAVLWPAFHYRLDLVNYQREAWEGYQQVNALLADKLLPLLKDDDILWIHDYHLLPFASELRKRGVNNQIGFFLHIPFPTPEIFNALPPHAELLEALCDYDLLGFQTESDRLAFLDSLSMQTRLTTRSGKEHVAWGKNFRTEVYPIGIEPDEIAKQAAGPLPPKLAQLKNELKNVKNIFSVERLDYSKGLPERFLAYETLLEKYPQHHGKIRYTQIAPTSRGEVQAYQDIRHQLETEAGRINGKYGQLGWTPLYYLNQHFDRKVLMKVFRYAEVGLVTPLRDGMNLVAKEYVAAQDPADPGVLILSQFAGAANELTSALLVNPYDRDDVAAAMDRALRMPLAERISRHAEMLEIIKENDINHWQQRFLRDLKRITPRSAQSQLQHKVATFPKLA
- the araG gene encoding L-arabinose ABC transporter ATP-binding protein AraG encodes the protein MQQSTPYLSFRGIGKTFPGVKALSEISFDCYAGQIHALMGENGAGKSTLLKILSGNYAPTTGSLVIKGEEVAFADTTAALNAGVAIIYQELHLVPEMTVAENIYLGQIPHKSGIVNRSLLNYEAGLQLQHLGLDIDPQTPLKYLSIGQWQMVEIAKALARNAKIIAFDEPTSSLSAREIDNLFRVIRELRKEGRVILYVSHRMEEIFALSDAITVFKDGRYVRTFTDMQQVNHDQLVQAMVGRELGDIYGWKPREYGAERLRLEQVKAPGVRTPISLNVRSGEIVGLFGLVGAGRSELMKGLFGGTKITEGQVFIDGEQVNITKPAHAIQAGMMLCPEDRKAEGIIPVHSVQENINISARRKYIRAGCLINDGWESENAEHHIRSLNIKTPGAEQLIMNLSGGNQQKAILGRWLSEEMKVILLDEPTRGIDVGAKHEIYNVIYALASRGVAVLFASSDLPEVLGVADRIVVMREGEIAGELLHGQCDEQRALSLAMPKVSQAVA
- the motA gene encoding flagellar motor stator protein MotA; translated protein: MLIVLGYLVVLGAVFGGYMMTGGELGALYQPSELIIIGGAGVGAFIVGNNGKAIKGTMKAMPLLFRRSKYTKSMYMDLLALLYRLMAKSRQQGMFSLERDIENPKESEIFASYPRILADATMLEFIVDYLRLIISGNMNTFEIEALMDEEIETHESEAEVPANALAMVGDSLPAFGIVAAVMGVVHALASADRPAAELGALIAHAMVGTFLGILLAYGFISPLASVLRQKSAETAKMMQCVKITLLSNLNGYAPPIAVEFGRKTLYSSERPSFIELDEHVRAVRNPNQQTTTEDA
- the flhC gene encoding flagellar transcriptional regulator FlhC — encoded protein: MSEKSIVQEARDIQLAMELISLGARLQMLESETQLSRGRLIKLYKELRGSPPPKGMLPFSTDWFMTWEQNIHASMFCNAWQFLLKTGLCSGVDAVIKAYKLYLEQCPHNDDGPLLALTRAWTLVRFVESGMLELSRCNCCGGNFITHAHQPVGSFACSLCQPPSRAVKRRKLSRDAADIIPQLLDEQIEQAV
- the araH gene encoding L-arabinose ABC transporter permease AraH, translating into MSSLTTSRAPKSSLSFGRIWDQFGMLVVFAVLFIGCALFVPNFASFVNMKGLGLAISMSGMVACGMLFCLASGDFDLSVASVIACAGVTTAVVINISESLWLGVFAGLLLGVVSGFINGFVIARLKINALITTLATMQIVRGLAYIISDGKAVGIEDERFFTLGYANWLGLPAPIWLTVGCLVIFGFLLNRTTFGRNTLAIGGNEEAARLAGVPVVRTKIIIFVLSGLVSAAAGIILASRMTSGQPMTSIGYELIVISACVLGGVSLKGGIGKISYVVAGILILGTVENAMNLLNISPFSQYVVRGLILLAAVIFDRYKQKAKRTV
- the uspC gene encoding universal stress protein UspC, producing the protein MQYAHLLVAVAVTPESQRLLAKAIDIARPFNARISLITLASDPELYNQLAAPMMENVREVLQEETQQFLDQLISEAGYPIEQALIASGTLSEHILHICRTQGIDLVVCGNHNQTFLARAACAAKSIVHSSEVDVLLVPLGT
- a CDS encoding arabinose ABC transporter substrate-binding protein encodes the protein MHKFTKALAAIGLAAVMSQSAIAETMKLGFLVKQPEEPWFQTEWKFADKAGKDLGFEVIKIAVPDGEKTLNAIDSLAASGAKGFVICTPDPKLGSAIVAKARGYDMKVIAVDDQFVNAKGEPMTSVPLVMMAASEIGARQGEELYKEMQKRGWNVKETGVMAITANELDTARRRTTGSMDALKKAGFPEKQIYQVPTKSNDIPGAFDAGNSLLVQHPEVKHWLVLGMNDNTVLGGVRATEGQGFKAPDVIGIGINGVDAVSELSKAQATGFFGSLLPSPDVHGYKTSQLLYNWVTKGVEPPKFTAVTDVVLITRENFKEELAKKGL
- the otsB gene encoding trehalose-phosphatase, translated to MEDALSVPPLFSGNFAFFFDLDGTLADIKPHPDDVSVPDAVLARLSLLAEMNNGALALISGRSIAELEQLAKPWRFPLAGVHGAERRDIKGHTERVTLPENIVQPLERSLRHEVASLNGVELEAKGMAFALHYRQAPQHEDAVFALAKQMVARYPQLAMQPGKCVVELKPSGIHKGAAIAAFLETPPFAGRIPVFVGDDLTDEHGFKTVNALGGESIKVGAGETQAKWRLDSVNEVYRWLERITDHQQEKQQALTNRRDGYESLSRSI
- the flhD gene encoding flagellar transcriptional regulator FlhD, producing the protein MHTSELLKHVYDINLSYLLLAQRLISQDKASAMFRLGINEEMANTLGELTLPQMVKLAETNQLICQFRFDSHQTITRLTQESRVDDLQQVHTGILLSTRLLNESSQTGDAARKKRA